One genomic segment of Ignavibacteriota bacterium includes these proteins:
- a CDS encoding SpoIIE family protein phosphatase, whose amino-acid sequence MTNNIFQPVNILVVDDEPDLELLILQKFRKKISGNEYSFHFAKDGVEALNIISNNSTINLVLTEINMPVMDGLTLLSKLNELQNKILRSIIVSAYGDMENIRTAMNRGAFDFITKPINLKDLEITIEKSLNEIELYKQAILSREKLIAFQQELEIATLIQTSILPKTFPAFPQRTEFDIYAKMIPAKEVGGDLYDFFLIDKYRLGIIIGDVSGKGIAAAMMMAVCKTLLKATALNGIPTDNILYEVNNILVNESPTGMFVTVFYGILDTRNGSFEYTNGGHNLPFLISNDGEVKQLENIGGLLLGAIKNVEYQSNIISIKPGESLILYTDGITETFNENNEEFEEEQLIQTLKNKNELNAKEIVNSIISEVQNFSNGNEQSDDITCLVLKYLYK is encoded by the coding sequence ATGACTAATAATATTTTTCAGCCAGTTAATATACTTGTTGTTGATGATGAACCCGATTTAGAACTTTTAATTTTGCAGAAATTTAGAAAAAAAATTAGCGGAAACGAGTACTCATTTCATTTTGCAAAAGATGGTGTGGAAGCTTTAAATATAATATCAAATAATTCTACAATAAATTTGGTTTTAACAGAAATAAATATGCCGGTAATGGATGGTCTAACTCTTCTTTCAAAATTAAATGAATTGCAAAACAAAATTTTAAGATCTATAATTGTTTCCGCATACGGAGATATGGAAAATATTAGAACTGCTATGAATAGAGGTGCGTTTGATTTTATTACAAAACCAATTAATCTAAAAGATCTGGAAATCACAATTGAGAAATCACTAAATGAGATAGAATTATATAAGCAAGCAATTTTATCTCGTGAAAAATTAATTGCATTCCAACAAGAATTGGAAATTGCAACTTTGATTCAAACATCAATACTTCCCAAAACATTCCCAGCATTTCCTCAACGAACCGAATTTGATATTTATGCAAAAATGATTCCGGCAAAAGAAGTTGGCGGTGATTTATATGATTTTTTTCTAATTGATAAATACCGATTAGGAATAATTATTGGCGATGTTTCCGGCAAAGGAATTGCAGCGGCAATGATGATGGCGGTTTGCAAAACATTACTTAAGGCAACGGCATTAAATGGTATTCCGACTGATAATATTTTATATGAAGTAAATAATATTTTGGTAAACGAAAGTCCAACGGGAATGTTTGTTACAGTTTTTTACGGTATTCTTGATACTCGAAACGGTTCTTTTGAATATACAAACGGAGGACATAATTTGCCATTCTTAATTTCTAACGATGGGGAAGTAAAACAGCTTGAAAATATTGGCGGGCTTTTATTGGGGGCAATTAAAAATGTTGAATACCAATCAAATATAATTTCAATTAAACCAGGTGAAAGTCTAATTCTATATACAGATGGCATTACCGAAACTTTTAATGAAAATAATGAAGAATTTGAAGAAGAACAATTAATTCAAACTTTAAAAAATAAGAATGAACTTAATGCAAAGGAAATTGTAAACAGTATCATTTCAGAAGTTCAAAACTTTTCAAATGGAAATGAGCAATCCGATGATATAACTTGTTTAGTGTTAAAATATTTATATAAATAG